In a single window of the Antedon mediterranea chromosome 1, ecAntMedi1.1, whole genome shotgun sequence genome:
- the LOC140047240 gene encoding uncharacterized protein has protein sequence MSVEKVVGMTIWRLATCCDLRTIGNLFGVHRSTVCRAVYQVCQTIVDVMYHDYIVWPTGERLQETIQGFSQEHGFPQCGGAIDGSHIPIKAPHISTADYYNRKGWYSMILQAVVDHKLRFIDVNVGWPGKVHDARVFRNSSIYERGQRGQLFPREASVEMEGIDIPVFIIGDPAYPLLPWLMKGFPEGANFNRQQRTFNYRLSRARMVVEQAFGQLKGRWRILMRRNDTHVSKVPLMVSSCCVLHNFCISQNDEVELEEIHVNEENINEDDPLPDALDIRTTLVNYCNTHPL, from the exons ATGAGTGTGGAAAAAGTGGTGGGGATGACAATTTGGCGTTTAGCTACTTGTTGCGACTTGCGCACCATTGGTAATTTGTTTGGGGTACATCGCTCAACAGTATGCAGAGCTGTTTACCAAGTGTGCCAAACTATTGTAGATGTTATGTACCATGATTACATTGTTTGGCCCACTGGTGAACGTTTGCAGGAAACGATACAAGgattttcccaagaacatgggTTTCCTCAATGTGGCGGTGCCATAGACGGGTCGCATATACCTATCAAAGCACCCCATATCTCCACAGCGGATTATTATAATCGTAAAGGGTGGTATTCGATGATTCTTCAAGCAGTTGTTGATCATaaattgag GTTTATTGATGTGAATGTTGGATGGCCAGGAAAAGTACATGACGCCCGGGTGTTTAGGAACTCCTCAATATACGAACGCGGTCAAAGAGGACAATTATTTCCACGG gAAGCAAGTGTAGAAATGGAGGGTATTGACATACCTGTATTTATTATAGGAGATCCAGCTTACCCTCTACTACCTTGGCTTATGAAAGGATTCCCAGAAGGTGCAAATTTTAACAGGCAACAGAGAACCTTTAATTATCGACTGAGTAGGGCACGCATGGTTGTAGAACAAGCGTTTGGTCAACTCAAAGGTCGATGGCGTATTTTGATGCGACGGAATGATACACATGTTTCGAAGGTGCCTCTAATGGTTAGCAGTTGTTGTGTCTTGCACAATTTCTGCATCAGCCAAAATGATGAGGTGGAACTTGAAGAAATTCATGTTAatgaagaaaatataaatgaagATGACCCACTTCCAGATGCATTAGATATTAGAACAACATTAGTCAACTATTGCAACACACATCCATTATAG